One region of Zerene cesonia ecotype Mississippi chromosome 15, Zerene_cesonia_1.1, whole genome shotgun sequence genomic DNA includes:
- the LOC119832203 gene encoding ETS-related transcription factor Elf-3-like — MIDYARPYDQNMCDYYLPQSPPPARLDDFQVFKKGSATCTYGNYYTTYDVLAEPEVDSATNVYHNLVNLRESYRQEDWRYKGVIEWSADDTFSWIFDCAVNEGYNGYDIPFYNLRVPGIEFKNFGREDILHRMMHPSIDPIVSRRIADILYDKLQIRLSEEMLRHSTVLKYADPYQNQESVQTMLDLDSIDHNKNRLYASDYKPNDGSFMQPADSSDDAEDVFGSPETASPECAYGSDGSKSSDEEDKRKLFKRPPGRPKGSGRKVGKRPRSVSVPEFLRNLLFDEKYCPSIIKWEDYSQGKFRFVKPDEVAKLWGQMKQNDNMTFEKFSRAMRYHYRQSVLVSVPTARLVYQFGHKGPDFRTDNPNFVKVKSELDVHDMTFSNS; from the exons ATGATTGACTACGCGCGCCCTTACGATCAAAACATGTGTGATTATTATCTGCCGCAgtcgccgccgcccgcgcgccTCGACGATTTCCAAGTTTTCAAAAAGGGATCCGCTACGTGCACCTACGGGAACTACTACACTACTTACGATGTCCTCGCAGAACCTGAGGTGGACTCCGCCACCAATGTATACCACAACCTCGTCAATCTCAGGGAATCGTACCGCCAGGAGGATTGGAGATACAAAGGTGTCATCGAATGGTCGGCGGACGACACTTTCTCTTGGATCTTCGATTGCGCCGTCAATGAGGGATACAATGGCTATGATATACCATTTTATAACCTCAGAGTCCCTGGTATAGAGTTCAAAAACTTCGGACGAGAGGATATTCTTCACAGAATGATGCATCCCAGCATTGATCCAATCGTATCAAGGAGGATAGccgatatattatatgataagtTGCAGATACGTTTGAGTGAAGAAATGTTACGGCACTCCACGGTGCTGAAATATGCGGATCCTTATCAAAATCAAGAATCTGTGCAAACAATGTTGGATTTGGACTCAATTGATCACAATAAGAATAGGTTGTATGCATCAGATTATAAGCCAAACGACGGCAGTTTTATGCAACCAGCTGACTCAAGTGACGATGCTGAAGATGTTTTTGGATCACCGGAAACCGCATCACCCGAATGTGCCTACGGTAGTGATGGAAGCAAATCAAGTGATGAAGAAGACAAGCggaaattgtttaaaagacCCCCCGGCAGGCCGAAAGGCAGCGGCAGGAAAGTTGGCAAGCGTCCACGAAGCGTGTCCGTCCCGGAGTTCCTAAGAAACTTATTGTTTGATGAGAAATATTGTCCGTCTATAATAAAATGGGAGGATTACTCGCAAGGAAAATTCAG ATTCGTGAAACCAGACGAAGTTGCGAAGCTTTGGGGTCAGATGAAACAGAACGACAACATGACGTTCGAGAAATTCAGCAGAGCTATGCGGTACCACTACAGGCAATCAGTTCTCGTCTCGGTCCCCACGGCGCGTCTCGTCTACCAATTCGGCCACAAAGGACCTGACTTCAGAACCGACAACCCGAACTTCGTGAAAGTCAAATCGGAATTGGATGTTCACGACATGACCTTCTCAAATTCGTAG